A region of the Pseudomonas asiatica genome:
GTAAACCCGCTCCCACAGGTACTGTGCAAATCTTTGGGACAGCGGTGATCCTGTGGGAGCGGGTTTACCCGCGAAGAGGCCGGCCCAGGCACTAGAGAACTTTCAGGGGCGGCGCTCGATCTGGATATACCGCAACACCGCATCACAGATCATGGCCCTGTGACGCAGCTTGACCTGCTCATCGGACAGGTCGATCTGGAAGATCTCGCCAAAGGTGTGGCGGTTCGAAACCCGGTAGAAGCAGAACGAGCTCATCAGCATGTGCAGGTCGATGACCTCGATGCCGGCGCGGAACACACCTTCCTGCACCCCACGGCGCAAGGTACTGCCCAGGGCCTCGAGCACCAGGCTGCTCATTTCGCGAATCGCCGGCGACTGCTTGACGTACTCGCCGTAGTGGATGTTTTCGGTGCAGATGATCCGCACGAAATCGACGTTGCGGTCGTGGTGATCGAAGGTGAACTCCACCAGCCGGCGAATCGCCTGCTCGGCCGGCAGCGACTCCAGGTCCAGGCTTTGCTCGGTCTTGCGGATGTCGCCGTACAGCTTGATCAGGCACTCGCAGTACAGCTGCTCCTTGCTGCCGAAGTAGTAGTAGATCATGCGCTTGGAGGTGGCGGTGCGCTCGGCAATGGCGTCGACGCGGGCACCGGCCAGCCCTTGCTGGACGAACTCGTTGATGGCGGCCTGGAGGATGTCCTCGCGCGTTTTCTCGGGGTTGTTCTTGCGCGTCTTGCGCCCCCCTTCGGTTTCAGGCTGGCCGAGGCTGACTACGGAATCACTCATACCCACTCACAGGCTGTTTATTGGAATGGAGGGATTATCCGCGAGCGCGGCCATGCAGGGAAGCGCGCTGTTGGTCGGGTAGCCATCACCCGCGGCGGCTGCCCACCCGCAAACGGCGCCTGCCCAGCCAGGCGCAGGGTCAGTCGCGCTGGGCGGTATTGCGTTCCAGCGGCGGGGTCAGGTGCAGCACGCGGTTGCGCCCGCCTTCGGCCAGCAGGTAGCCGCCCTTGCCATCGGCAACGATCGACTGCGGCGCCTTGAGGAACGACAGCACGGTCTGCCGCGTGCCGTCGGCGCCGATGCGCAGCAGCCGGGCCCGGTGAGTGTTGTCTTCGCTGATCCACAGGCCGCGCTGGTCGCAGAACAGGAACGTCGGGTTGCGCAGGCCATCGACCACCACCGGGTCCCGGCCATCGTCGGACAAGGCGCGGACCTTGCCGTTGGCCTTTTCGGTATACAGCAGACGCCCGTCGCTGCAGCGGGTCAGGCCTTCGGTTTCGGTCAGGCCGGAGCGCAGCACATCGAGCTGGCCGCTGCGCCAGTCATAGCGCATCAAACGGCCATTGCCCTTGCGGTCCTCGATGGCGTACAGGTGCTCGCCGTCGTTCCACAGGCCCTGCACGCTCTCGCCATCGAACAGCCGCGTGACCTGGCCATCGCGGGCCAGGCTGACCGGGGCAAACCCGCCTTCCTGGCTGAACACCCAGCCTCCCTGCGCCGCCACCATGCCGTCGGGCTTGGACAGGTTGTCGATGACCACCACCCGATCACCTTGGGCGGTGATCCTGAGGATGCTGCCACGGCCATCGTCCAGTTCGCGGCTGACCAGCAGGCTGCCATCGGCTTGCGGCAACAGCGACGCGGCCTTGGTCACGTCGCGGTGCAGCACCTCGACGCCCCAGCCGGAGGCGGCCTGGACCGGGTAGAAACTCTGCCAGGCAAAGAAGCCCAGGGTGGCCGTGAGCAGGCCGGCGGTGGCGGCCAAGGCGATGCGGGTGCTGCGCTTGCGCAGGATGTGCGACATGTAGGGCTCCTCGGGAATGCCGGGGAGCCTAGCAAGCGAATGTGAAAAAAATGTCGAAATGGACCAACCATTACAAAACAAATGGATATAAAAATAACAAAACAATCTAACAAACAGGAATATAAAAATTGAAAGCCAAACGCCACCTCCTTAGTCTGGGCACATCGTTTCCCTTCCAGATCAAGGAGCAATGCCCATGCCCGCCCGTGCCTTCTCCCCCCTGCGCCGCCTGTTGATCGGCGGCTTGCTGGCCAGTGTCGCCAGTACCCTGTTGCCCTGGTCCCAAGCCCTGGCCGACGAGGCCAGCACCCTGCGCATCGGTTACCAGAAGTTCAACAGCATCAACATCCTCAAGGGCAGCGGCGCCCTGGAGAAGGCCCTGGCACCGCAAGGCGTGAAAGTTAGCTGGCACGAGTTCGCCGCCGGCCCGCAGTTGCTCGAAGCCTTGAGCACCGGCGCCATCGACCTCGGCCATGCCGCCGACGCACCCTCGGTGTTCGCCCAGGCCGCAGGCAAGCCGGTGGTGTACCTGGCCGCCGAGCAACCCTACCCACGCGGCATCGGCCT
Encoded here:
- a CDS encoding TetR/AcrR family transcriptional regulator produces the protein MSDSVVSLGQPETEGGRKTRKNNPEKTREDILQAAINEFVQQGLAGARVDAIAERTATSKRMIYYYFGSKEQLYCECLIKLYGDIRKTEQSLDLESLPAEQAIRRLVEFTFDHHDRNVDFVRIICTENIHYGEYVKQSPAIREMSSLVLEALGSTLRRGVQEGVFRAGIEVIDLHMLMSSFCFYRVSNRHTFGEIFQIDLSDEQVKLRHRAMICDAVLRYIQIERRP